A region of the Roseiflexus sp. RS-1 genome:
GACTTTGAAGAAATAATCCGGTATAGCCCGCGCAGGCGGGCTTCGCCTCGCATAGCCGGGGGCTTTAGCCCCACGGCTAGCGCGGTAGAGCGGATTAAATTCTCAATCTCCATTAGCCCGACGGCTCGTGCGGTAGAGCGGATTAAATTCTCAATCTCCATCAGCCCGCCAGAGGCGAAGATGGAACGCTCCAGAAATCCGGACAAGGGTCAACGTCTCTGAGAACTGCTATAATGCTCACTTTCCGTCAGCCCGCTGTCTCCGCATGCGGGTGGGACGCCCGCGTTTCCAGGGTGTTACCCCTTACAGAATTTTTGGGAAGCCTCTGCGTGTCATCTACCGTTTCAGGCATCAGGACGCCCAGAGTCCCCCTTCTCCCCTTGTGGGAGAAGGGGGCAGGGGGGATGAGGGGCAAAAGCGTGCGGGAATGCAGAACATCACTCATCTCTCCCAAGAAATCTACCTTGAGAGAGGTGTCACCCCAGGTTTGAACGGTCACAGGGGGAACCGGGCACGCTGCACGCTGCACCGAATCCGGGATTGACCAGAACGATGAATCTCGCTACAATGTAAAAGAACCGTCACTCTGCATCCGTTCACCAGGTCACGCATACATCACAAATCAGCAACACCCGTCAGGTCGCGCTCAGCCGGTCGTCGCCCGGCATGTGTACTGGTTTCGCCGGTTGCACGTTCTGACAGGTAACCCGTTCAGGGGTGAGCCTTCGCCGCCGTAGCAGGGTCAGGAGCGGGTCGTATGACGAATGGCAATGGTGCGTCGCCGCCACCACCGCAGCTGGAGATCGACAGCGTCAGCCTTGACTTCGGCGGGGTTCGCGCTCTGTCGAATGTGCGCTTCAACATCTACCCCGGAACTATTCAAGCCATCATCGGACCGAATGGCGCCGGTAAGACCAGCCTGCTCAACTGTATCAGCGGGTTGTACCGCCCGCAACGCGGGGCGATTCGCTTCGAGGGGCGCAACGTTGTCGGCATGGCGCCCCACGCCATCGCCCGTCTCGGCATCGCGCGCTCGTTTCAGAATATCGAACTGTTCCGCCATATGACCGTTCTCGATAACCTGATGCTGGGGCGTCACATCCACATGCGCAGCGGCGTCTTGAGCGGCGGACTCTACTGGGGGCGTGCGCAGCGTGAAGAGATCGCCCACCGCGAGGTGGTGGAACAGGTGATCGACCTGCTCGAAATTCAGTCCATCCGCAAGAAAACGGTCGGGACGCTCCCCTACGGTCTGCAGAAGCGGGTCGAACTGGGCCGCGCGCTTGCGATGTCGCCACGGCTGCTGCTGCTCGATGAACCGATGGCCGGGATGAACAGCGAAGAGAAGGAAGACATGGCGCGCTTCATCCTCGACGTGAACGAGGAGCACGGAACCACCATCGTGCTGATCGAACACGATATGGGGGTGGTGATGGACATCAGCGACCGGGTGGCCGTGCTGGAGTTCGGTCGATTGATTGCCGACGGCACACCTGAAGAGGTGCGCGCCGATCCGAAAGTGATCGATGCCTATCTTGGACGTGAGCATGCAATTCGTCAGGGATGAGGTGCTATGGACAATGCGACGCTTCCGCGCCTGTTGATCGAAAATGCCCGGCGCTTGGGCAACCGGGTTGCGCTCCGTGAGAAAGATTTCGGCATCTGGCAGACGGTCACCTGGCGGCAGTTCGCCGATCATGTGCGAGCATTCGCAATGGGCCTGCGCGCGCTGGGGGTCGAGCGTGGCGACAAGGTGGCGATTATCGGCGACAACCGCCCTGAGTGGCTCTACGCCGAACTGGCCGCCCAGGCGATCGGCGGCGCCTCGATCGGCATCTACCAGGACTCGGTCGCCGAAGAGGTGCGCTACCTGGTCGAGGCGTCCGATGCGCGCGTGATTGTGGCTGAGGATCAGGAGCAGGTCGATAAAATCATCGAAATCTGGTCCCACCTGCGCGGTGTGCTCAAGGTCATTTACTATGAGCCGAAGGGGTTGCGCAGTTACCGCGAGCCATACCTGGCCGGTTTCCCCGACATTGAAGAACTGGGGCGCGCCTTTGACCGCAAGCACCCCGGTTTGTTTGAGGCCGAAGTGGCACAGGGGCATCCCGACGACATCGCCATTCTCTCGACCACGTCGGGCACGACGGGCAAGCCCAAACTGGCGATGCTGACCCATCGCAACCTGATCAGTCAGGGCGCCGGACTGCTGGCGGTCGATCCGCTGGGACCGGACGATGAGTTTGTGAGTTTCCTGCCGCTGGCGTGGGTTGGCGAACAGATGATCACCGTGGCTGCCGGTCTCCAGTGCGGCTTAACGATCAACTTCCCAGAATCGA
Encoded here:
- a CDS encoding ABC transporter ATP-binding protein codes for the protein MTNGNGASPPPPQLEIDSVSLDFGGVRALSNVRFNIYPGTIQAIIGPNGAGKTSLLNCISGLYRPQRGAIRFEGRNVVGMAPHAIARLGIARSFQNIELFRHMTVLDNLMLGRHIHMRSGVLSGGLYWGRAQREEIAHREVVEQVIDLLEIQSIRKKTVGTLPYGLQKRVELGRALAMSPRLLLLDEPMAGMNSEEKEDMARFILDVNEEHGTTIVLIEHDMGVVMDISDRVAVLEFGRLIADGTPEEVRADPKVIDAYLGREHAIRQG